One genomic segment of Paenibacillus sp. FSL H8-0332 includes these proteins:
- a CDS encoding FtsW/RodA/SpoVE family cell cycle protein: MEQSKKDLEHYLDTVCAEVRAKGMHNEIRDELSGHYADLVAERMQLGNSEEEAQEYAIAQMGDPQAVGRELHQIHKPRIPWGLLAGVILLSAVSLLGMAAVEAGFGDYYKFPDALMLRQSVYIVLGIAVMTIMYFINFKHVLRASGFIYCAAFMAILFSILVGLQVTNGVRRYVGILGLFFDVIGYSPYVFVVALAGIWNRQGFMKSWSGRTRELAELSLLLLPAVIYAVIPAVPELILYLAVSLTLYIWMTRRWIRGAVIAVTCLTGGAIYVWNQLQLRERIMAAIQADHRDTGAGYLNSVIHNTLTSAGWRGQGMGYRGAEERLLFPYTDLFPVYLIQCFGWAGGLLLLALTCWFVLKMVSYARAVSDTYGRMLILALTLMLSIRLLYGLSILSGRMPLTSIPFPFLSYGQHVLIEFAAVGLLMGIYRRKDMLPAGQAPSSL; the protein is encoded by the coding sequence ATGGAGCAGAGTAAGAAGGATCTGGAGCATTACCTGGATACAGTATGCGCCGAGGTCAGGGCGAAAGGGATGCACAATGAAATCCGGGACGAGCTCAGCGGGCATTATGCAGACCTGGTGGCAGAGCGGATGCAGCTTGGTAATTCCGAAGAAGAAGCCCAGGAGTACGCTATCGCGCAAATGGGCGACCCGCAGGCCGTAGGCAGAGAGCTGCACCAGATCCATAAACCACGCATTCCTTGGGGGCTGCTGGCCGGTGTAATATTGTTGTCAGCGGTAAGTCTGCTGGGGATGGCAGCTGTGGAAGCGGGGTTTGGGGATTATTACAAATTTCCTGATGCCCTTATGCTGCGCCAATCTGTGTATATCGTTCTTGGGATCGCGGTCATGACCATCATGTATTTCATCAATTTCAAGCACGTGCTGAGAGCTTCGGGATTTATTTATTGCGCAGCATTCATGGCGATTCTCTTCAGCATATTGGTAGGTCTTCAGGTGACTAATGGCGTTAGGCGTTATGTGGGCATCCTGGGACTCTTCTTCGATGTGATCGGATACAGTCCTTATGTGTTTGTGGTTGCCCTGGCAGGAATATGGAACAGACAAGGCTTCATGAAATCATGGAGCGGACGAACAAGAGAATTGGCGGAATTATCGTTATTGCTGCTGCCGGCCGTGATTTATGCGGTTATCCCCGCTGTTCCTGAACTGATTCTATATCTGGCCGTATCCCTGACGCTCTATATCTGGATGACACGCCGCTGGATTAGAGGTGCGGTAATTGCTGTAACATGTCTAACCGGCGGGGCAATCTATGTGTGGAACCAACTGCAACTGCGGGAACGAATCATGGCGGCAATTCAAGCGGATCATAGGGATACGGGCGCAGGCTACTTGAATAGTGTAATTCACAACACGCTAACCTCCGCAGGCTGGAGAGGACAGGGAATGGGTTATAGAGGAGCGGAAGAACGCTTGTTGTTTCCTTATACGGACCTTTTTCCTGTGTACCTGATCCAATGCTTCGGCTGGGCCGGAGGCCTGCTGCTGCTTGCGCTGACTTGCTGGTTTGTACTCAAAATGGTCTCCTACGCCCGCGCGGTAAGCGATACCTATGGGCGGATGCTGATCCTTGCGTTGACGCTGATGCTATCGATCCGCTTGTTGTATGGCTTGTCTATACTCAGCGGCAGAATGCCGCTTACATCCATACCGTTTCCCTTCCTAAGCTACGGGCAGCATGTCCTGATTGAATTCGCCGCTGTCGGATTGCTAATGGGGATCTACCGGCGCAAAGATATGCTCCCGGCGGGGCAAGCTCCATCTTCACTATAG
- a CDS encoding M15 family metallopeptidase, whose protein sequence is MNKLRYTGTRLGLLLGAMIVSGAALLGVMTTAAAAPVTAETSFTPSTVVKKNSLPGGFVYLDEVIPTAQYEIRYYSENNFTGTRVDGYKAPLAIFSRTAAAALKKVSEDLEQKGYILRIYDAYRPQQAVNHFVRWSQDAADLKMKPQYYPKLDKRNLFKLGFIAKKSGHSRGSTIDLTLAQKSTGKLVDMGSPYDFFGEISYYNTTLISSTQHANRKILKDAMTKHGFKPYAKEWWHFTLIKEPYPKQYFNFKVE, encoded by the coding sequence GTGAACAAGCTGCGATATACAGGCACAAGACTCGGATTACTGTTAGGTGCAATGATTGTAAGCGGGGCTGCACTTCTGGGCGTAATGACAACGGCTGCAGCGGCACCCGTGACTGCTGAGACATCGTTTACACCAAGTACAGTTGTGAAGAAAAACAGTCTCCCCGGCGGGTTTGTCTATCTGGATGAGGTTATTCCCACGGCGCAATATGAGATCCGTTATTATAGTGAGAATAATTTTACCGGCACCAGGGTGGACGGGTATAAGGCACCGCTGGCAATCTTCTCGCGGACTGCCGCCGCTGCGCTGAAGAAGGTCAGTGAAGACCTGGAACAGAAGGGCTATATCCTGAGAATCTATGACGCTTACCGTCCGCAGCAAGCCGTCAACCACTTTGTGCGCTGGTCGCAGGATGCAGCCGATCTGAAGATGAAGCCACAGTATTATCCGAAGCTGGACAAGCGCAATCTGTTCAAGCTGGGCTTCATCGCCAAGAAATCCGGGCATTCCCGGGGCAGCACGATCGACCTGACCCTGGCTCAGAAGAGCACAGGCAAGCTGGTGGATATGGGCAGTCCTTATGATTTTTTTGGTGAAATCTCTTACTATAATACGACGCTCATCAGCAGCACCCAGCATGCTAACCGCAAAATTCTGAAGGATGCGATGACGAAGCATGGCTTCAAGCCGTACGCTAAGGAATGGTGGCATTTCACACTGATTAAGGAGCCTTACCCGAAGCAATATTTCAACTTCAAAGTGGAGTAG
- a CDS encoding stalk domain-containing protein, whose translation MFKRIVAVFLSVMLFAAGAGVLTSHNVSAAGSLRIIVNGQELQLGGASAYTDGPDIMLPLRETAQALKYKVSFNGATGTFLLERFQESVQFRLSGKELMLDGKNKVPFTGGFELKQKKAYAPLSFFAAIGLVTSYNPETGQVDVYTPEVMAGAVAGLLVTGNYPALKERYYAKDAEPAALPVLQQSLEGINTLAGSYFGVKTTTSTQQDGVMTIVSVLSFTKAEAVLTLELGASGKLTKLTLTPVQAASEVWASPAQP comes from the coding sequence TTGTTCAAAAGAATCGTAGCCGTATTCCTTAGTGTAATGTTATTTGCAGCAGGAGCAGGTGTATTGACCAGTCATAACGTTAGTGCAGCCGGAAGCTTGAGGATTATCGTGAATGGTCAGGAATTGCAGCTAGGCGGGGCATCGGCCTATACCGACGGACCGGACATCATGCTCCCGCTGCGGGAAACGGCCCAAGCCCTCAAATATAAGGTCAGCTTCAATGGAGCTACCGGCACATTCCTGCTGGAACGGTTCCAGGAGAGCGTTCAGTTCAGATTATCTGGTAAGGAGCTTATGCTGGACGGCAAGAACAAAGTACCGTTTACAGGCGGCTTTGAGTTAAAACAAAAAAAGGCGTACGCGCCGCTGTCTTTTTTTGCAGCGATCGGGTTAGTCACTTCCTATAATCCGGAAACAGGCCAGGTTGACGTATATACACCGGAGGTAATGGCAGGTGCCGTAGCAGGTCTGCTTGTAACTGGTAACTATCCGGCGCTGAAGGAGCGGTATTACGCCAAGGATGCAGAACCCGCTGCTCTTCCGGTGCTCCAGCAGAGCTTGGAAGGGATTAACACGCTGGCGGGCAGCTACTTCGGAGTGAAAACCACCACCAGCACACAGCAGGATGGAGTAATGACGATTGTGAGTGTATTGTCATTCACCAAAGCGGAGGCCGTATTGACTCTGGAACTGGGCGCTTCAGGTAAGCTCACCAAGCTAACTCTAACGCCGGTCCAGGCAGCCAGTGAAGTATGGGCCAGCCCGGCTCAACCCTAG
- a CDS encoding TetR/AcrR family transcriptional regulator, giving the protein MGNKADASDKDTKQLILDATVALIREEGFRCITLRSIAARAETNLALVNYHYGSKEKLFGDAVKQLVGTFDDAFKALEDTSMPPKERMKLFFTRYIMNLSRYPGMARQMLDQRHHIMGSHDEYAKYSKLMRIERILDALGEITGEQDRDKLMMMNMQIYGAIVFPVIMVSSLPKEREDLQQIFKLAPLEEQIDGLFEQYFHKYN; this is encoded by the coding sequence TTGGGCAACAAAGCTGATGCTTCAGATAAAGATACGAAGCAACTTATCCTCGATGCCACGGTTGCGCTGATCCGCGAGGAGGGATTCCGCTGCATTACCCTGCGCAGTATCGCGGCAAGGGCGGAGACCAATCTGGCGCTGGTGAACTACCACTATGGCTCCAAGGAGAAGCTGTTTGGCGACGCAGTGAAGCAGCTCGTGGGCACCTTTGACGATGCTTTTAAGGCACTTGAGGATACTTCAATGCCGCCGAAGGAGCGTATGAAGTTATTTTTCACACGGTATATTATGAATCTCAGCCGTTATCCCGGGATGGCCCGGCAGATGCTGGATCAGAGACACCATATTATGGGCTCACACGATGAATATGCGAAATATTCCAAGCTGATGCGGATTGAGCGGATTCTGGATGCTCTCGGGGAGATTACCGGCGAACAGGACCGCGATAAGCTCATGATGATGAACATGCAGATCTACGGGGCGATTGTCTTCCCGGTCATTATGGTCAGCAGTTTGCCGAAGGAACGGGAGGATCTTCAGCAGATCTTCAAGCTGGCCCCGCTGGAGGAGCAGATTGACGGATTGTTTGAGCAGTATTTTCACAAGTATAACTAA
- a CDS encoding DHA2 family efflux MFS transporter permease subunit, with the protein MNPSSTAAAEAPFSLRAILPSLLAIIVGMIMVILDSTAVNVAVPNLVQYFDTDLKTVQWAITGYTLALAAVIPLAGYMTDRFGSKQVFLTTIAMFVLGSVLCSVAQTSGQLVLFRVIQGLGGGMVAPIGMAMVFRLAPVERRGSIMGMLGIPMLLAPALGPILAGYLVEYVSWHWIFLINLPIGIVGIILGLKYLPVIEKKGRAHLDIFGIMLAPIAFSMLAYGVNQGGGESWTSTGALVGLSVGGVALVLFVIVELLQKHPLLELRVFRSSDFTRGIILSWVTQAALFGSMLFVPLYLQQIRNYTPLETGLILLPQALASGVGMPLGGRLFDKIGARPLVFVGLSIISTALFLLSGVTVDTSLPLIILSLVMMGLGMGLSMMPVNTHVLNSAPREWVNRVTPLTAAAQQVVVSFAVAGMTGYLTSQITVHMGKMTAGSNPLAAAVQGFGDVFFLSGCIAVAGVVLSLILRRPKTAGAAPSPEEQQKDAAMMMGH; encoded by the coding sequence ATGAATCCAAGTAGTACCGCCGCCGCAGAGGCGCCGTTCTCGCTGAGAGCTATACTTCCATCGTTGCTGGCGATTATTGTCGGCATGATCATGGTTATTCTGGACAGCACCGCAGTCAATGTGGCCGTTCCGAATCTGGTGCAATATTTCGATACGGATCTGAAGACTGTTCAATGGGCCATTACCGGCTACACGCTTGCGCTCGCCGCTGTAATTCCGCTGGCAGGCTATATGACGGACCGCTTTGGCTCCAAGCAGGTGTTCCTAACGACCATTGCGATGTTCGTCCTCGGCTCTGTATTATGCTCCGTAGCCCAGACCTCGGGACAGCTGGTCCTCTTCCGTGTCATTCAAGGTCTTGGCGGCGGCATGGTCGCTCCTATCGGGATGGCGATGGTCTTCCGACTGGCTCCGGTAGAGCGTAGAGGTTCTATCATGGGGATGCTCGGTATTCCAATGCTGCTTGCTCCGGCTCTTGGACCGATCCTCGCAGGCTATCTGGTGGAGTATGTAAGCTGGCACTGGATTTTCCTGATTAACCTGCCTATTGGTATCGTGGGTATTATTCTTGGTCTTAAATATTTGCCGGTCATCGAGAAAAAGGGAAGAGCTCACCTCGATATCTTCGGGATCATGTTGGCCCCGATCGCATTCTCTATGCTGGCTTACGGCGTTAATCAAGGCGGCGGTGAGAGCTGGACTTCAACCGGAGCGCTTGTAGGATTATCAGTCGGCGGCGTTGCACTGGTGCTGTTCGTCATCGTTGAACTGCTGCAAAAGCATCCGCTGCTGGAGCTGCGCGTCTTTCGTTCCTCGGACTTCACACGCGGGATTATTCTGTCCTGGGTTACACAGGCGGCGTTGTTCGGCTCCATGCTGTTCGTTCCGCTGTATCTCCAGCAGATCCGCAATTACACGCCGCTGGAGACCGGGCTTATCCTGCTTCCCCAGGCGCTGGCTTCCGGAGTAGGGATGCCGCTGGGCGGCCGCCTGTTTGACAAAATCGGTGCCCGTCCGCTGGTATTCGTAGGTCTCAGTATTATATCGACGGCCCTGTTCCTTCTATCTGGAGTTACAGTAGACACCAGTCTTCCTCTTATTATACTGTCTCTGGTCATGATGGGCCTCGGTATGGGTCTGTCGATGATGCCGGTCAATACCCATGTCCTGAACTCTGCGCCGCGTGAATGGGTGAACCGGGTTACCCCGCTTACTGCCGCTGCCCAGCAGGTTGTGGTATCGTTCGCTGTTGCCGGCATGACCGGGTACCTCACCAGCCAGATTACCGTGCATATGGGTAAAATGACGGCCGGAAGCAATCCGCTTGCCGCTGCTGTACAGGGCTTCGGGGATGTCTTCTTCCTCTCGGGCTGCATCGCCGTGGCCGGAGTGGTCCTCAGTCTGATTCTGCGCCGTCCCAAGACAGCGGGCGCTGCACCTTCTCCTGAAGAACAGCAGAAGGATGCTGCAATGATGATGGGGCATTAA
- a CDS encoding DMT family transporter, translating to MKPLKAELMLIVVTLFWGSSYLFMKLGLGTLGEFNLIALRFGLAFILAGLLFRRRLRSMDARTLKYGALLGFLLLSVFTCITFGLKTTTTSNAGFLVALTVVFVPMLEVLIFRKKVAPPQIFGTILAISGIGLLTLNGSLQVQPGDLLCILSAVFYAVQILVTGRAVKTCDSLNIGILQLGFAGGYALILSAIFETPSLPSTLPGWIAILALGIFCSACGFIIQPVAQKYTTPTRTGLIFALEPVFAAFFGYLFAQEQLSLQGYTGATLVLLGILASELLGKLHIVSPARLLRKRRAHL from the coding sequence ATGAAGCCGCTAAAGGCCGAGCTAATGCTCATTGTAGTAACACTATTCTGGGGCTCCTCCTACCTGTTCATGAAGCTGGGACTGGGTACACTGGGAGAATTCAATCTGATTGCACTGCGTTTCGGACTTGCATTCATTCTGGCGGGGCTGTTGTTCCGCAGACGGCTGCGCAGTATGGATGCCAGAACCTTGAAATACGGAGCCTTGCTCGGCTTCCTGCTGCTTAGCGTATTCACCTGCATCACCTTCGGGCTGAAGACCACCACGACCTCTAACGCCGGATTCCTGGTTGCATTGACTGTTGTCTTTGTCCCTATGCTGGAGGTGCTGATCTTCCGAAAAAAAGTCGCTCCCCCGCAGATCTTCGGCACGATCCTGGCCATTAGCGGCATCGGGCTGCTTACGCTGAACGGATCGCTGCAAGTTCAGCCCGGTGATCTGCTCTGCATTCTGTCCGCAGTATTCTATGCGGTGCAGATTCTCGTGACGGGCCGGGCGGTCAAGACCTGCGACTCGCTGAATATCGGCATTCTGCAGCTCGGCTTCGCCGGGGGCTATGCCCTGATTCTATCCGCCATCTTCGAGACGCCTTCGCTGCCGTCCACCCTCCCGGGCTGGATCGCGATTCTGGCTCTGGGGATCTTTTGCAGCGCCTGCGGGTTCATCATCCAGCCGGTTGCCCAGAAGTACACTACACCGACCCGCACCGGTCTGATCTTCGCACTTGAGCCGGTATTCGCTGCCTTCTTCGGCTACTTGTTCGCACAGGAACAGCTTTCCCTCCAGGGCTACACCGGTGCCACCCTTGTCCTGCTGGGCATTCTGGCCTCCGAGCTGCTGGGCAAGCTGCATATTGTGTCGCCGGCAAGGCTGCTCAGGAAGCGGCGGGCGCACTTATAG
- a CDS encoding LysR family transcriptional regulator: protein MSLIKYEVFLKVVELGSLTKAAEMLGFTQSGISHTLSSLEQEFGFPLLVRSRSGVKLTVNGEQVLQPIREILNWNEQLKQQVADIHGLETGTITIGTFTSVSVHWLPDIIKQFREEYPYIEFKLMEGGYLEIEQWIEAGVVDCGFLSLPTRERFEVIPLMQDRMLAILPLGHPLSKAPYMPLAQIAYEDFIIPKPGSDYDVQRVLEKAGIKPNIKFSAGDDYAIIAMVEKGLGISILPELVTRFQYERVAMLELEEQSFRSLGIAVSSMKYASPATRRFLQHVQNWSSGGDES from the coding sequence ATGAGTCTGATTAAGTATGAAGTGTTTCTAAAAGTGGTGGAGCTGGGCAGTTTGACCAAGGCAGCGGAGATGCTGGGCTTCACCCAATCCGGCATCAGCCACACGCTGAGCAGTCTGGAGCAGGAATTCGGCTTCCCGCTGCTCGTACGTAGCCGTTCGGGTGTGAAGCTGACGGTGAACGGGGAGCAGGTGCTTCAGCCGATCCGGGAGATTCTGAATTGGAATGAGCAGCTTAAGCAGCAGGTAGCGGATATTCACGGTCTGGAGACGGGTACGATCACGATCGGCACCTTCACCAGTGTCTCTGTCCATTGGCTGCCGGACATCATCAAGCAGTTCCGTGAGGAATATCCGTACATTGAGTTCAAACTGATGGAGGGTGGTTATCTGGAGATTGAGCAGTGGATCGAGGCTGGGGTGGTTGATTGCGGCTTCCTCTCATTGCCGACAAGGGAGCGGTTCGAAGTCATTCCGCTAATGCAGGACCGGATGCTGGCGATTCTCCCGCTCGGCCATCCGCTGAGCAAGGCCCCTTATATGCCGCTGGCTCAGATCGCCTACGAGGACTTCATCATTCCGAAGCCCGGTTCGGACTATGATGTACAGCGGGTGCTGGAGAAGGCTGGAATTAAGCCGAACATCAAATTCTCGGCCGGGGACGATTACGCCATTATTGCCATGGTGGAAAAAGGTCTGGGCATCAGCATCCTCCCGGAGCTGGTCACCCGTTTCCAGTATGAGCGTGTAGCCATGCTTGAGCTGGAGGAGCAGAGCTTCCGTTCTCTGGGCATTGCGGTCAGCTCAATGAAATATGCTTCTCCTGCAACAAGGCGTTTCCTGCAGCATGTGCAGAACTGGTCTTCAGGCGGGGATGAGAGTTGA
- a CDS encoding transcriptional regulator — MKIKLGIITPETHMDYFRAIEKEMRPLCQFRFLTISNFRETTDIYLKNLDSVDGFVISGRMLYESIDKECLDDKVPVHILQDDENLLYRELFRLLVTEPGLDISRIYVDYAYIIESFSEFQQYLTHEGKPVDCGDLSERVETMLENHISLWEDKKIDLSITAFGHFVPELQRHGVKFILIRPTLESVKETISEIINEITIRKLKNQRAVVAYLSVHNEQPPSEEQLQELKALVGRFLHSMNLADTAQISEGYVRLYTTFGNFMRITSNAHNCSLLEYLEERIQGKVKIGWGSGHEYFQANVNATKAHRQAEAYTGSSSFFIDENQKVAGPMRSMNIIHFSEQGDPEILALAKTIGINNINLQKIMSYAEIMRTNKLSSEDVAECLSMTVKGANRILNKIEESKQVQAVFEKRNNSKGRPKKYYELLFLDNEGRKLSG; from the coding sequence ATGAAAATCAAGCTGGGTATTATCACGCCTGAGACCCATATGGACTATTTCCGCGCCATTGAAAAAGAAATGCGTCCCTTATGCCAGTTCCGCTTCCTTACCATCAGCAATTTCCGGGAAACAACGGACATCTATCTCAAAAACTTAGATTCGGTGGATGGATTTGTGATCAGTGGCAGGATGCTCTACGAGTCCATCGATAAGGAATGCCTGGATGATAAAGTCCCTGTTCACATTTTGCAGGATGATGAGAACCTGCTGTACAGGGAGCTTTTCCGGCTGCTGGTTACAGAACCTGGACTTGATATCTCCCGGATCTATGTGGATTATGCATATATCATCGAATCTTTCAGCGAATTCCAGCAATACCTGACTCATGAGGGAAAGCCCGTTGACTGCGGAGATCTGTCCGAACGGGTGGAGACCATGCTGGAGAACCATATCAGTCTGTGGGAAGACAAGAAAATAGATCTGTCCATCACGGCGTTCGGCCACTTTGTTCCGGAACTCCAGAGGCACGGCGTCAAATTTATCTTAATCCGGCCCACTTTGGAGAGCGTTAAAGAGACCATCAGCGAGATCATCAACGAGATTACCATCCGTAAGCTTAAGAACCAGCGGGCCGTTGTCGCATACTTATCGGTCCACAATGAGCAGCCACCATCTGAGGAGCAGCTTCAAGAGCTGAAAGCCCTGGTTGGCAGGTTTCTGCATAGCATGAATCTGGCTGACACGGCCCAAATCTCAGAAGGCTATGTCAGACTGTACACCACCTTCGGCAATTTCATGAGAATCACCTCTAACGCTCATAACTGTTCCCTGCTGGAGTATCTGGAGGAGCGCATACAGGGCAAGGTAAAGATCGGCTGGGGCTCGGGGCATGAATATTTTCAAGCGAACGTCAACGCCACCAAGGCTCACAGACAGGCAGAAGCCTATACGGGCAGCAGCAGCTTTTTTATAGACGAGAATCAGAAGGTTGCCGGCCCCATGCGGAGCATGAATATCATCCATTTCTCCGAACAGGGGGACCCGGAAATCCTTGCGTTAGCCAAAACCATCGGAATCAACAACATCAATTTGCAAAAAATCATGTCCTACGCAGAAATCATGCGAACCAATAAGCTATCCTCTGAGGATGTTGCGGAGTGCCTGTCTATGACCGTCAAAGGTGCAAACCGCATCCTTAACAAAATCGAAGAAAGTAAACAAGTACAAGCGGTATTTGAAAAAAGGAACAACAGTAAGGGTCGGCCAAAAAAATACTACGAGTTGTTGTTTCTCGACAATGAGGGGCGTAAATTAAGCGGGTGA